In Seonamhaeicola sp. S2-3, the genomic window AACGACCTCCAAATTCTGAAGTAACGGTACTACTTTCAATATCTCTAATACCTCTAGAATTCACGCAAAGGTGTTTGGCATCTATAACACAAGCTACATCTTTTGTTCCTAAAACTTCTTGTAATTCTTTTACAATTTGAATAGTTAACCGCTCTTGTACTTGTGGACGTTTTGCAAAATAATCTACTATACGGTTCATTTTAGATAAACCAACTACCGTACCGTTAGATATGTAAGCTATATGAGCTCTACCAACAATAGGCAGTAAATGGTGTTCGCAAGTTGAATACACTGTGATGTTTTTTTCAACAAGCATTTCGCCGTATTTGTATTTATTGTCAAAAGTAGAGGCGCTTGGTTTTTTTTGAGGGTCTAAACCACTAAAAATTTCTTTTACAAACATCTTTGCAACGCGGTTAGGAGTACCTTTTAAACTATCGTCATTTAAATCTAAACCAAGGGTTTCCATAATATGGCGTATATCATCTTTGATGATATCCATCTTTTCTTCATTGGTTAGTTTAAAAGCATCACTACGCATAGGTGTGTCTTGTGAGGTGCTTATGTGCTCATCTCCCAGAGCATCAAAATCTTCTAAATCTTTATCAAATTTCATATGAACTATATGATTGAAATATATAATTGGCAAAGATAAGCATTATACTTTTGTAATGCTTTAACTTAGCAAATAATTAGCATTTGTACATTAGTCTATATTGTATTATAATAATTACACAAAAAAATAAAAGCTTGAATAAAAAATTACTCAAGCCTTTTAAGTTTTATTTATGTGTATTGTTAAATATTAAAGCTTAATGTTACTGTAATGTTAGAGTTTTTTCTATCTACCGTAGCTTGTGGTGCATCACCAAAATCTAAATGATACAGTTTATTAATAAAAGATCTTTCGGCATAATCATAGGTAAAATCTAGTTTGGTGTTTCCAAAGTTATAACCTAAACCAAAAGAATATCCGTTAAGGTCTCCAACAGTAATGCCATCGGTATAAGGGCTTTCTTCAAAACGGTAGCCTCCTCTAAAACTAAATTGTTTGTGTTTGTATTCTCCACCAAGTCTATACGTAGAGGCATCTGTAAATGTATTACTAATATTAGCGTTTAGGTCTTGGTAATAAGCATCATTTTCTGGTTTAAATTTGGTGCTACCATAATCTTTTCTAGAATAATCAAAACTTATTAAGCCTTGTTTACCAAAAACGTATGCTAAACTTCCTGTAATTTGAGCAGGTGTTTGTAGTTTGTATTGAGGGTATACGTTTGTAATTTGCGGATAAATTTCTACAAAACCATTATCGCCATCAGTGGCTAAATATTGTGATGTTTCTTCTTCAATAGTATACCAAGTAGGAGAGTCATAAGTTATACCAATTCTAAACTCTGGGGTTAGTTTCATGATACCACCAAGTTGAAAAGAAAAACCATTACCAGTAGTGTTTAAGGCGTTTTCAAACTCTACATAATTAACTGTTGATCCCGTGTTGTTGTTTTCTTCAAATAATAATGTTGAACGTTGATAGTCTATAAAGTGCGAGTTTAAGTTTAATCCTAAATATAAATTGTCTTCATATTGGGTTGCAATATTAAAAGATACTTTACCATTGTAACCAGTTGCTATATATGAGTAATCGTGCATAAAAGTTCCTGGATCAATATTAGAAGTGTAAATAGTGTTAGCATCATTATCAATATCATCTGGTTCTAGAATAAAAGATTCAAAACCTAAAAAAGCTTGTTGATGTGCAAAACCATAAGTATTTCCTATATCTCGGTAAGCATCGCTTGGAGATTCGCCTGGGAAAGCTGAAATTTCGTCTAACCTTTTACCATCAGCATAATCGTAAAAATAGCTAGCAATAGAGTTGCTAAAATTAGGATCGTTTGTATTGTTTGTTCCAAAAGCATACCAGTTGTCGTCATGGTTATTGGTTCTTTCATAAGCTACTGCCAATGAAAATTTTCTCCATGGTGAATTTGTATTAGAAGCAAAAACAAAAGCAGCTCCTGCTTGGTTTATATCGAAATTAGACTCATTGGTACTACCAGAACCTCCAAAGTAGTTAGAATTATTCTTAGAATGAACATTTGTGCCAGATATAGAGGCATGACTTCTAATAAAAACTGCAGAACTTGCAGGGTTTAAACTAACGGCACTCATGTCTCCACCCAAGGCGCCAAAAGCACCACTTAACGCTCTAAAACGAGCTGTACCTTGAATGTTATCTTGAGAATATCGTAGGGCATCTGTTAAATCTTGTGCGTAAATTGAAGACATAGACAATAAACCTATGACTAGTAAATTTATCTTTTTCATGTGTAATTTTTTTGTTTTTAGATTATCGACGTCTACCACTAGAAGAACTTCTGCTACCAGATGAGCTTCTACTGCTGCTTGAAGACCTAGATACACCAGAACTAGAACTTCTACTACTAGAAGAACTGTAAGATCTACTAGATGACGAAGATGAAGGTGTTGAATAAGATCTTCTTGACGAACGATTATATGTAGGTTTTTTATAAGTACTATAACTTCTAGTTTTAGATGCTGATCTACTAGTTGAATTAGACGACGGTGTTCTAGATACTGTTGATGTTCTTCCTTGTGAGCTACTGTATCTACTTACAGTACTAGATCCTGTAGATCTTCTGGTACTGTAACTATTGGTAGAATTTCTATTTACAGTACTAATGCGAGAGGTGTTACTAGTTATGCCTCTACTAGATGTACTAGATACACTACTTCTACGTGCTGTATTATATTTTGAGGTTGCACTATTTGTATTAGATATAGAGCTTCTTCTAGAGGATGTATAAGTGTTTCTGCTAGAAGCACCAGAATAATAACTGCCTCTTCTGCTTGAGTTGTAAGCTAAACCACGATTATTGTAGTATCTATTTCCGTAATAACCACCATAGTAGCTATAAGGGTATCTATATCTCCATGGGTTGTAAGCCCAACCTCCGTAGTATCCACCGTAAAATGGCGAGTACCATGGGTCATAGTAACCCCAACTATTCCAGCTATTCCACCCAAAATACCAATCGTAATTACTCCATCCCCATCCCCATCTAGAGTAAGGTCTATGCCATCCCCATCCCCAGTTGTTCCAACCCCAATCAGAGTGGATGTTTATGGTTACAGAATTACTGTTTTGACCCCAACCAGCATAACCTTGATAGTCATTATATATGGTGTCATTAGTAGCATAATTGTCAGATTCATAAGAATCTATGTCAGTAAAAATAGATTCGTCTTCCATTAATAATTCAGACTGTAAAGATTTATTTCTAAAGTAGTTTTTGTAGTAATTACTGTTAGATTGATTAGGCACTTCAACAACTGTTTCTGTAGGTGTATTAGTTACCACTATTTGAGAATCGCCATAAATACCATCATCATCTACACCAACGTATTGATAAGAACCACATGATACTAGGCCAAACATTAAACCTATTAAGGCTATGAATGACACTTTTTTATTTGAGTAGTTATTTAAGCGCATATCTATAAGATTTTATTGTTGGACATAACAAAAATAGTTAGTTTTGTTGAACTATTTTTTTATTTAACATAGTCACAATATTTGTGCCAAAACTTTTATATGAGTAAAAAACTTACTAGTAGAGCAGAAGATTATTCTAAATGGTATAACGAATTAGTTGTAAAAGCAGACTTAGCGGAGAATTCGGCAGTTAGAGGTTGTATGGTAATTAAACCTTATGGTTATGCTATTTGGGAAAAAATGCAAGCAGAATTAGATAGAATGTTTAAAGAAACGGGGCATCAAAATGCATATTTTCCGCTTTTTGTACCCAAAAGTTTGTTTGAAGCAGAAGAAAAAAATGCCGAAGGATTTGCAAAAGAATGTGCTGTTGTAACACATTATAGGTTGCAAAATGATCCAGATAAACCAGGTAAATTAAGAGTAGATCCAGAGGCCAAATTAGAAGAAGAGCTTGTAGTAAGACCAACCAGTGAAGCTATTATTTGGAATACCTATAGAAATTGGATTCAATCTTACAGAGATTTACCAATATTAGTAAACCAATGGGCAAACGTAGTGCGTTGGGAAATGCGTACACGTTTATTTTTACGTACAGCAGAGTTTTTATGGCAAGAAGGCCACACAGCACATGAAACTAAGGCAGAGGCAATAGCGGAAACCAAACAAATGAATAACGTTTATGCTACTTTTGTAGAGAACTTTATGGCTATACCAGTTATACAAGGTGTAAAAACTGAAAGCGAACGTTTTGCAGGAGCAGAAGATACCTATTGTATTGAAGCTTTAATGCAAGATGGAAAAGCATTACAAGCAGGTACATCACACTTTTTAGGGCAGAATTTTGCTAAAGCTTTTGATGTTAAGTTTGCCAACAAAGAAGGAAAACAAGATTATGTTTGGGCAACATCTTGGGGAGTTTCTACAAGATTAATGGGCGCTCTTATTATGACCCATAGTGATGATAACGGATTAGTATTACCACCAAACCTAGCACCTTATCAAGTAGTTATTGTGCCTATTTACAGAAATGAAGAGCAATTTGAAGCTATAAGTAAAGTAGCAGAAGATATTATAAGTGATTTAAGAGAAAGAAATATTTCTGTTAAGTTTGATAAACGAGATACTTTGCGTCCAGGAGCAAAATTTGCACAACATGAATTACAAGGAGTACCTTTACGTATAGCAATAGGGCCAAAAGATTTAGAAGATGAAACCGTTGAAGTAGCCAGAAGAGATACCTTAACTAAACAAACCGTAATTTTAGATAGAATAAGTGTTGTTGTAGAAGACTTACTAGAAGAAATTCAAAAAAACCTATTTAATAAAGCATTAGAGTTTAGAAATAACCATATAACTAAGGTAGATACTTTTGAAGAGTTTAAAAAGGTATTAGATAGTAAAGGAGGCTTTATATCGGCACATTGGGATGGAACTAGTGAAACCGAAGAAAAAATAAAAGAGCTAACAAAAGCAACAATTAGATGTATTCCATTAGATATGGAAGCAGAAGACGGTGTTTGTGTGTATTCTGGCAAGCCTTCAAAACGTAGGGTTTTATTTGCAAAAGCGTACTAGTTTAAATTTTTTTTAAAAAAAATTGAATAAGTATTGCAACATTTAAAAATAGTTGTATTTTTGCATCCGCAATCACGAATTGCAAGTTCATTAAATAAATGAGATAACCAAATGGCCCGTTCGTCTATCGGCTAGGACGCCAGGTTTTCATCCTGGTAAGAGGGGTTCGATTCCCCTACGGGCTACAATTTTTTAATAAAAAAAGCAAATGGCAAATCATAAGTCAGCATTAAAAAGAATAAGAAGTAACGAAGCTAAACGTGTTTTAAATAGATATCAACACAAAACTACACGTAGCGCTATTAAAAAGTTACGTGAGTTAACAGATAAAAAAGAAGCAGAGGCTTTATATCCTCAAGTTGTTTCTATGTTAGATAAATTAGCTAAGAAAAATGTTATTCATGCTAATAAAGCAGCGAACCTAAAATCTGGTTTAGCTAAGCATGTAGCTGCTTTGTAGAACAAGCCAAAAAAGAATATTATAAGAGCCTTTCTGAAAAGAAAGGCTTTTTTTATGTGTTGATTTTATTTAAGTATTAGTCACCTATAACAAGTTGTTACAGATTATAATAATTTTAAAGGATCAAGTCCAAAATCTGGGTTTTTACCATTTTAAGAATATAATTTAATCAAGCGATATAAGAAGTATTCCGTATTCCTGACTCCCCTAAATTGAGATCTAAAAGCCTTTACTTTGGCATTAAAGGATTCAGCTGAAGCATTAGTACTTCTGTTTATAAAATAGTTGAGTACAGAGCGGTAATTTAAAGTAATACTATTGGCTACCGTTTGGAAGCTCTTAAATCCTGACTCCTCTACATCTTTGTACCAGTGGGCTAGTTTGGTGTAAGCTACTTTAATATCTATGGCTTGGTTAAAAATATTCCTCAAGCCTTGAACAAGTCCATAAGCTTTCTTTAATTCTGGGTATTCATTAAACAATATCTGTCCCCTCTCTTTCTGATTTGGAGTCCATTTATCTGGGGATTTATACAGTAGATATCTACTCCTGGCCAGGAGTTGTTTTGAGCTATCACCATTAGAAAAAGTTACAGGTTTAAATTCTTTGTCGGCAGCTCTAGATAGCTTTATCTGTTCATTTTCTTGATCCAAAGCTTCCCATCGGTATTTGATACGAAGATCTTGGAGCGCCTCTATTGCCAGCTTCTGTACATGGAACCTGTCTGTTACTTGGATGGCTTTCGGGAAACATTTAGTGGAGATCGTTTTCATAGAGTTAGCCATGTCTAAGGTGATCTCTTTCACTTTAGCACGCTTCTTTGCTGGGATCTTCAAGAGTTGTTCGATAATAGGCTCCACTTTAGTTCCGTGGAATATCCCAACTAAAGCCCCTTTCTTTCCTTTGGCCTTCTTATTGGTAATGATGGTATAGAGCTCTCCCTTGGACAGCGCTGTCTCATCAATGGATAAATAAGAACCTAAGTTTTCAGGGAAAACAAGCCACTGTTTAGCATGACTCTTATGCTCCCATTGCTTAAAATCACTTAAGTGATCCTTATAATGTCTTTGAAGCCTTTTTCCGGACATACCATACTGGTGCCCAAGTTGTTGGCTGCTCAGAGCAGTATTATCAGTCGATTTCTTTTAAAAAAGCAGCAAACTCTTTTGATATTCGAGTTCCCTGTGCAATAAATTCATCCCATTCACGACTTACTTTAATCCTCTTTTTATCAAGTAGAACGTCCCAACGCCTTCGTTTAAGATTTAATGATAGTAGATTGTCTCGAACGGGATAATCCTCGATTATTCGAGGCTCCATGAAGCCACTGGCTTTATACTTGCAATCCTTGTACTTAGATGGTATTTGTTTTTTCTCCTCCAAATATATCGTTAGACGGTTCTCATATAAAACATGCTTTATAGGCTTCTTATCGAATCCAACAATATCAAAATACTCTAATATTCCTTCTGGTAATATTAAACTTAACAAGGATAACTCAGTGTCTTTATTCATCAATATAATTTAAAGTACAAAGAAAATTATTTTTCTCTTTAGACCCAACTTTTGAGATTGATCCAAAACTTTTTCTGCCATATTAGTGACAATTTTGCAGAATGAAAAAGATATCAAACTTAGGCGTTTTTACCATACTATTAGTTAGTAGTTTAACTATTATGGTTGGCTCAGTTATAGCCCCTTCATTATCAGCTATTGTACATAATGTAAATTTTGGTTTTTCACCAGGTTGGTTAATTACCTTACCATCGTTAGGAGTAGTTTTATTTGCCCCTCTAATAGGTAGGTTGTTACCAAAATTAGGTGTTTTAAAAATGTTGTGTTTAGGCCTAATTCCGTATGCTATTTTAGGGTTTTTGGGAGCCTTCATTTCAAATGATTATTTGCTAATTATAGATAGAGTCCTTTTAGGAGGAGCAACGGTGGCGGTTCAGGTTGCTGCTACAGCTTACATTGCTAATTGTTTCTCAGGAGAAAAAAGGATGAAAATTATTGCTTGGCAAGGCATGAGTATTGAACTTGGGGGTGTTGTTTTTCTCGCTATTGGTGGGGTTTTAGGTGAAATTAACTGGGAATTTCCGTTTTACATATATCTTATAGCTTTGTTGTGCTTATTACTAGTGGCTAAAACATTGCCAAAACCTGAGTTTAACACTAAAGACCAAACAAAAATATTGAGACAAAAAAATAAAAATAATCCTAAAGTACAACTTATTTTTATCGCCTCATTATTAGCTATGATGTTGTTTTTTGTAAGTTTTGTAACCTTGCCATTGTATTTGCCAAAAACTTTTAGGTTTAATGAATCTCAAACGGGTTATTTAATGGCATTAATTTCTGTGGTTGCTATTATAACAGCTAGCCAAATGCCTAAAATGATAAAGTTTTTGGGTGATGGTAAAACGGTGGTACTTGGTTTTATGTTTTTTATGTTAGGCTATTTAGTTTTAGCTATAACAAATAATGCCGTTTTTTTAGTATTTATAGTGATTTTTATTGGTATTGGATTTGGGTTTACTATTCCTCTATTAAATCATATGATGGTTGAAGCTAGTACACCGCAAAATCAGGGTAAAAATTTAGGGCTTTTCTCTATGGGGGTTTTTGGAGGGCAGTTTCTTTCCACTTTTATAGAATATGTTTCAAATAATCATATAGTTATATATGGAGTAGCTACGACTTTAGCTCTTGTTATTACATGTGTAATGTATGTGATGTTTCAAAATCTTTCTTACAGCCAAAATTAATTAATTTCTTCTTACTTTTGAGATATACTTCTGAAGTAAAAGAGTGTGGCAAATTGGAGAAATAAAATACAAATTGATGAAAATTTTGAAAGAGATTTAGCATTGCTTTCTGGTAATTCAATGGGTATTTATTTTCAATTTGAAGGAATTCATAAAATGATTATTCATTTTAAACCCTTAAATGAAGTGTTTTCTGAAGAAGTATTCAAAACTGATAGTGGGGTTTTGGTGAATTTTGAACGAGATTTAATTGATGAAGATGATATTGAATATGCGCTAGATGTAATGTCGTTATTTAATAAATATCCCCAATTTGTTTTAACAGAAGGAGGGGAGATTGCTAAGGTTCAACAAGTAATTCATTTGTTAAAAACTGAATTTTGTAATGAAGAGGCATCATATATTATGCTTAAAACTTTATTGAAGGTTTTGTTGTTACATTTAATAAGGCATCAAAATAATAATTTTTTAGAGCAGGATTTACATCAAAAGCGCGTATTTAAATTTTTAGAGTTAATGGAAACCCATTTTTTAAATGAAACGAGTGCTGAATTTTATGCCAATACTATAGGGATTAGTGTAAAACGGTTAAATCAAATTTTAAAAGAGAAATTAAATCTTACGGCCAAACAAATCATTAACCAACGGCAGATTACAGAAGCTAAACGTATACTTGTTAAAAGTGAAATGACAGCTAAGGAATTAGCTTTTAAATTAGGGTTTGATTCTATAAGTAGTTTCTCAAGGTTTTTTAAGAAGCATGTGGGGCTTAGTCCTTCAGATTTTAAGAAACACTAATTTATATTAAAAAAGCCTTAACGGTGTTGTTAAGGCTTTTTCTGGTTTAGTTTAGTTAGTAAAGTTATCCATTCATGGATATTAAGAATTCTTCGTTATTTCTAGTTTGTTTAAAACGATCGTTTGTAAACTCCATAGCTTCTACCGGATTCATGTCTGCAAGGTATTTACGTAATACCCACATGCGCTGAATGGTATTTTCATCAAGTAGTAAATCATCTCTACGTGTGCTTGATGATGTAAGGTCTATAGCAGGGAAAATTCTACGGTTAGATATTTTTCTATCTAATTGTAGTTCCATATTACCAGTTCCTTTAAATTCTTCAAAAATAACCTCGTCCATTTTAGAACCAGTTTCTGTAAGAGCTGTGGCTATTATGGTTAAAGACCCGCCGTTTTCAATATTTCTAGCGGCACCAAAGAAACGTTTAGGTTTATGTAATGCGTTGGCATCTACACCACCACTTAATATTTTACCAGAAGCTGGTTGTACGGTATTGTATGCTCTTGCTAAACGCGTGATAGAATCTAAAAGAATTACCACATCATGACCACATTCTACCAATCGTTTTGCTTTTTCTAAAACAATGTCGGCTATTTTAACATGTTCATGAGCTTCTTTATCAAAGGTAGAAGAAATAACTTCACCTCTTACATTGCGTTGCATGTCTGTTACTTCTTCGGGGCGTTCATCAATTAATAAAATCATTAAGTAAACCTCTGGATGATTGGCAGCAATTGCATTGGCCACATCTTTAAGTAACATGGTTTTACCAGTTTTTGGTTGCGATACTATCATACCACGTTGCCCTTTACCAATAGGAGCAAACAAATCCATTATTCTAGTAGAAATGGTACTTTGCTTTTCTGCAATATTGAATTTTTCTTGTGGGAATAAAGGGGTTAAATGCTCAAAAGAAACACGGTCTCTAACCACTTCTGGTTTCTGTCCATTTATTTTAGTAACCTTAATTAAAGGGAAATATTTTTCACCTTCTTTAGGAGGTCTAACATTACCTAAAACAGTATCGCCCTTTTTAAGTCCAAATAATCGTATTTGCGATTGTGATACATAAATATCATCAGGAGATGACAAATAGTTGTAATCTGATGAACGTAAAAATCCGTAGCCGTCCTGCATAATATCTAAAACGCCTTCGCTCTCAATAATAGCATCAAACTCATAATCAGGCTCACGATAGCGGTTTCTGTTATCTTTATTTCCGTTATCAACATTACCTTTTTTATTTTGCTGATTTCTTTGTTGATTTTTATTTTGTTGATTTCTTTGTTGGTTGTTCTGAGCCTTGGTATTGTCTTGTTTTTTCTCTTGACTACCTTTTTTTGCTGGTGCAGGAGCTTCAGATTTTTCAACGGTTACGTTTTTTTCTGCTGGTTTAGTTTCCTCTTTCTTTTGAGGTACCGCTTTTTCTTCGGCTTGAGGTTTTTGAGCAGGTTTTTGTACACGTTGCCTTGGCCTTCTTGTTTTTGGCTTGGTTTCTTGTGTAGAATCTTTCTTTTCGGACTTTTCGGGCTTTTCTGAAGATTCTGATACAGCCTTAGGGTTAGCCGCTTGGTGATCTAGTATTTGATAAACTAGATCTAATTTTTTTAAAGAACGGTATTTAGGAATACTTAATTTTTTTGCAATCTCTTGTAATTCAGAGAGTTTCTTTTCTTTTAGTTGTGAAATTTCAAACATTGATGTTTAATTGAATATATTTTTTGAATGTAATTTTTGTAGTAATTCTAAGAAAAAATTTGATTTATTCTGGAGAATTAACCGCTTATATAAGCGATTGTTGAGAATTATTACTGCAATTATACAACTTTATTTTAATTTTTAGTCTTATTTTTTAAAGAAACCATTATTTTTGTCTTCCAATTTTAAAAAACATACATGTTACAAAGAATACAAACAGTTTATCTTTTGCTTGCAGCTGGTGTTTCGGGAGGTTTAATTTTCCTTTTTGAATTATGGACACTAGAAGATGGTGTTAAGATGTTTGCGCAAGATATTAATTATGTGTTTGCAGCTTTTTTAACGTCTGCTTTTTTCTCTGTTGTAGCAATTTTTAGATACAAAAACAGGAAGTCTCAATTTATGTTGGGGCGTCTTAATATCATATTAAACTTTATTTTACTAGGATTTCTTGTATATCAATCTCTAAATTTATCTGGAGAAACTAACGTTTCTGAGAAAGGTATTGGGATGTTCATTCCTATTTTTTCTATCGTATTTTTGGCTTTGGCCAATAAAGCCATTAAAAAGGATGAAGATCTTGTAAAATCTGTAGATCGATTACGATAAAACCTAATATCTTAGTAGTATTAGTGCGTAGGCCCAAGATGAAGATCTTGGGCTTTTTTGTTGCTACATAAATTATTTGAACAAAAAAGCCTAGAATTAAATTTAATTCTAGGCTTTTAAAGTTTTGTACTATAGCGACTTCTTATTTTATTTCAATAAGCTCTAAATCAAATATTAATTCTTGTCCTGCTAATGGGTGATTAGCATCAACAATAATATGATCTTCATTTACTTCGGCTACTCTAAATTGTACTTCTCTACCATCTGGTCCTTTTGAAGCTAATCCCATGCCAACCTCTGGAGTCATTTCTGGAGGTAATTGTTCTTTTTTTACTTCGTAAAATAATTCTTTTTGCACTTCGCCGTAGGCTTCGTTAACTGGAATATTTATGGTTTTTTTCTCGTTTAATTTCATGTCAATAATACCTTTTTCAAAACCAGGAATAAGCATTCCTTGACCTAAAGTAACTTCTAATGGTTCTCTTTCTAAAGAACTGTCAAAAACTTGACCGTTACTTAATTTTCCTGTGTAATGTACTCTTACGGTATCATTTTCTTTAACTTGACTCATAATTATATTTTTTAAATAGCTACAAAAGTACGTATTAACAAACAAAAACTACAGCTTTTAGTTATAAATACTTGTTAATTCTGCGCTTTATTTTTTAGGGTGTCTTACGGCGAATTCTATGACTTCTAAATTGTCTATTTTTTTGCCATCTATTGTAAAGCGTAACATGGTGCGTTGTTTATGAAAACCATGTTTACCAACAGCCCCTGGATTCATATGAATAAGGTTTAATTTTTTATCTGGCATGACTTTTAAAATATGCGAGTGCCCACAAATAAAAAGCTTTGGAGGGTTTTGTTTTAAGGTTTCTACAACACGAGTGTTGTATTTAGGGGGTAGCCACCAATATGGGTAATCCAAACATCAACATCTTCACACATAAATCGGTTGTGTTCAGGGAATTCATTTCTAACTTTAGCATCGTCAATATTGCCATAAACCCCTTTTAAGGGTTTTAAATTTTTTATAGCATCGGTTACTTTTAAATTACCAATGTCTCCAGCATGCCATACTTCATCGGCTTGTTTTACATACTTGAGAATATCATTATCAATATATCCGTGGGTGTCTGAAAGTAAGAGAATTTTAGTCATTAATATACAATTGTAAAAACTGTTGTAAAAGTATAGATTATTGTTTGAATATGCTGTTTGTTATTTGGGGATACATAAAGACAAAAATAGAAACTATATTAAGGGTAGCTGATAAAGAGTAGGAACAATAATAAAATTGAAAAAAAGTAAATAAGCTAGTAAATATTTGCGTTAGGGATTGAGGTATTTGTTGAAGCTCCCCGACGTAGGAGGGAGCGACTACCGAAAGCCCGACCTGAAAGGAAACGCCCACTTTTTGATTCAGTTTGAAATAAGTTAGTAATACTTAATGAATTCATTATACGTTTTAATATTTAATTAAGACTTCTACCTTCGGTTTAAAAGTAAAACTATCTATCTTTGTTATTTTAAAAGTTTAAAAGTAGTTTGAGGTATTTTATAGAACTTTCTTATAGCGGTAGTGCTTACCATGGTTGGCAAAATCAGCCTACAGCCATAACAGTACAAGAGGTTATAGAAAAAGCTCTTTCTACACTTTTAAAAGAAACTATAGCTATTGTTGGCGCAGGAAGAACCGATACTGGTGTGCATGCTTCGCAAATGTTTGCTCATTTTGATACTAATGTTCATTTTGAAGAAAAACATTTGGTTTATAAACTTAATTCGTTTTT contains:
- a CDS encoding OmpP1/FadL family transporter; translated protein: MKKINLLVIGLLSMSSIYAQDLTDALRYSQDNIQGTARFRALSGAFGALGGDMSAVSLNPASSAVFIRSHASISGTNVHSKNNSNYFGGSGSTNESNFDINQAGAAFVFASNTNSPWRKFSLAVAYERTNNHDDNWYAFGTNNTNDPNFSNSIASYFYDYADGKRLDEISAFPGESPSDAYRDIGNTYGFAHQQAFLGFESFILEPDDIDNDANTIYTSNIDPGTFMHDYSYIATGYNGKVSFNIATQYEDNLYLGLNLNSHFIDYQRSTLLFEENNNTGSTVNYVEFENALNTTGNGFSFQLGGIMKLTPEFRIGITYDSPTWYTIEEETSQYLATDGDNGFVEIYPQITNVYPQYKLQTPAQITGSLAYVFGKQGLISFDYSRKDYGSTKFKPENDAYYQDLNANISNTFTDASTYRLGGEYKHKQFSFRGGYRFEESPYTDGITVGDLNGYSFGLGYNFGNTKLDFTYDYAERSFINKLYHLDFGDAPQATVDRKNSNITVTLSFNI
- a CDS encoding MFS transporter; protein product: MKKISNLGVFTILLVSSLTIMVGSVIAPSLSAIVHNVNFGFSPGWLITLPSLGVVLFAPLIGRLLPKLGVLKMLCLGLIPYAILGFLGAFISNDYLLIIDRVLLGGATVAVQVAATAYIANCFSGEKRMKIIAWQGMSIELGGVVFLAIGGVLGEINWEFPFYIYLIALLCLLLVAKTLPKPEFNTKDQTKILRQKNKNNPKVQLIFIASLLAMMLFFVSFVTLPLYLPKTFRFNESQTGYLMALISVVAIITASQMPKMIKFLGDGKTVVLGFMFFMLGYLVLAITNNAVFLVFIVIFIGIGFGFTIPLLNHMMVEASTPQNQGKNLGLFSMGVFGGQFLSTFIEYVSNNHIVIYGVATTLALVITCVMYVMFQNLSYSQN
- the rpsT gene encoding 30S ribosomal protein S20 — its product is MANHKSALKRIRSNEAKRVLNRYQHKTTRSAIKKLRELTDKKEAEALYPQVVSMLDKLAKKNVIHANKAANLKSGLAKHVAAL
- a CDS encoding AraC family transcriptional regulator, coding for MANWRNKIQIDENFERDLALLSGNSMGIYFQFEGIHKMIIHFKPLNEVFSEEVFKTDSGVLVNFERDLIDEDDIEYALDVMSLFNKYPQFVLTEGGEIAKVQQVIHLLKTEFCNEEASYIMLKTLLKVLLLHLIRHQNNNFLEQDLHQKRVFKFLELMETHFLNETSAEFYANTIGISVKRLNQILKEKLNLTAKQIINQRQITEAKRILVKSEMTAKELAFKLGFDSISSFSRFFKKHVGLSPSDFKKH
- the folE gene encoding GTP cyclohydrolase I FolE, whose product is MKFDKDLEDFDALGDEHISTSQDTPMRSDAFKLTNEEKMDIIKDDIRHIMETLGLDLNDDSLKGTPNRVAKMFVKEIFSGLDPQKKPSASTFDNKYKYGEMLVEKNITVYSTCEHHLLPIVGRAHIAYISNGTVVGLSKMNRIVDYFAKRPQVQERLTIQIVKELQEVLGTKDVACVIDAKHLCVNSRGIRDIESSTVTSEFGGRFKDKATRREFLDYIKLETKF
- the proS gene encoding proline--tRNA ligase → MSKKLTSRAEDYSKWYNELVVKADLAENSAVRGCMVIKPYGYAIWEKMQAELDRMFKETGHQNAYFPLFVPKSLFEAEEKNAEGFAKECAVVTHYRLQNDPDKPGKLRVDPEAKLEEELVVRPTSEAIIWNTYRNWIQSYRDLPILVNQWANVVRWEMRTRLFLRTAEFLWQEGHTAHETKAEAIAETKQMNNVYATFVENFMAIPVIQGVKTESERFAGAEDTYCIEALMQDGKALQAGTSHFLGQNFAKAFDVKFANKEGKQDYVWATSWGVSTRLMGALIMTHSDDNGLVLPPNLAPYQVVIVPIYRNEEQFEAISKVAEDIISDLRERNISVKFDKRDTLRPGAKFAQHELQGVPLRIAIGPKDLEDETVEVARRDTLTKQTVILDRISVVVEDLLEEIQKNLFNKALEFRNNHITKVDTFEEFKKVLDSKGGFISAHWDGTSETEEKIKELTKATIRCIPLDMEAEDGVCVYSGKPSKRRVLFAKAY
- a CDS encoding transposase, with product MSGKRLQRHYKDHLSDFKQWEHKSHAKQWLVFPENLGSYLSIDETALSKGELYTIITNKKAKGKKGALVGIFHGTKVEPIIEQLLKIPAKKRAKVKEITLDMANSMKTISTKCFPKAIQVTDRFHVQKLAIEALQDLRIKYRWEALDQENEQIKLSRAADKEFKPVTFSNGDSSKQLLARSRYLLYKSPDKWTPNQKERGQILFNEYPELKKAYGLVQGLRNIFNQAIDIKVAYTKLAHWYKDVEESGFKSFQTVANSITLNYRSVLNYFINRSTNASAESFNAKVKAFRSQFRGVRNTEYFLYRLIKLYS